The window GGCCACGATTTTCCAATCGCCGATCCGCATGGCGGTTTTCATCGGCGTCGGCGCGATCACGCACCGCCAGTAGAGCGGCCGATCGCGCTTGACCGGTTTCTGTTCGAGCGCCGGCAAAAAATCACCGCCATCGAGCACGCGATCGGTCGGCAACTTCGCGCCGGCCAGTTTCGCGGCAGTGACGAAAATGTCGGAGCCGATCACCGGCACGCTGCTTTTGGTTCCAGCTGTGGCCTCAACCCCCTTCATGTCTTTCGGCAAGCGGACGATCCCCGGCACGCGAATGCCACCTTCGTAAACGGCTCGCTTGCGGCCACGCAATCCGCCGGTCGAACCGCGACCGGGAGTTTTCACGCCGTCCCCTTCGGGGCCGTTATCGGAAGTGAACATCACGAACGTCTCGTCCGTCAATTTGAGGTCGTCGAGCGTCTTCAGCAGTTTGCCGAACGCCGCGTCGAGTTGCGTGACATTGGCGTGGTGCTCTTTCTGCATTTCGTCGGTGAGGTCGGGATACTGCGCCTTATATTCCGCCGCGGCCTTGATGGGATAGTGCGGTTCGTGCGCCCAGACGCAGAGCAGAAACGGCTTGTCTTTGTTTCGCTTTTCCTTGAGCCACAACGCGGCTTCGTCGACGATGATGTGCGACGAATAACCCTCGATCTTTCCCACCGGCTTGCCGTTGCGAACGAAGTTCGTGGGGTTCTCGTGACTTGGCGCCGCATTGTTTTGAGTCGCCAACCAGTAGTCATAGCCGTGGTCGTTCGGCTGCGGCTGCGTGGGTTGATTGAAGTGCGAATTGAGATGCCACTTGCCGACGTGGCAAGTTTCGTAACCGACTTCCTTCAGCAGCTTCGGCAGCGTGAGCTCGCTGGTCCGCAGATGGATCTCGCGGTTCTCGGGAATCCAGGTGAACACGCCGTTTCGATAGGGCGTGCGACCGGTAAGAATCGCCGACCGCGAAGGGCTGCACACGCCGCTCGCCGCGTAACACTGCGTCAGCTGCACACCCTGCCTGGCAAAGGCATCGAGATTCGGCGTCTTGATCAGCGGATGGCCGTAGCAGCCCAGATCGCCATAGCCGAGGTCATCCGCAAGTATAAGCACTATATTAGGTACACGGCCCGTTTTCGTAGAATCGCCGGTGTTATCGGCGGAAAATGCCGCATCCATGGTGGCGGCGGCAATGATCAGTGTAGCTAGTCTGTGTAGTAAACGCATAAAGTATCGAGTGGAATGGGTGACGCCTTCGGCCAGCGAGCAATATCGCGGCCGAAGAACCTGCGGTCAATTAAGCAGAAAGGAAGGACAGACTATGGGGCGAAAGCGAAAGGTGCGGCGACAGCAGCACGGTTCCGTCTGGCACTGGAAGCAGACGGATGCTTGGTACTACACGTTGCCTGGCACAAAGAAGCGAATGGCTCTGTTCGACGAGCATGGCGAGCGGATCAAAGGCCTGGCTAAGAAACTCGCAGCCGAACAGGCTTTGGCCAAGATCAAGGTGGGGATCGCAGATAACGGCCCAGGCTTCACTCCCGAAGCGGAATGGATTGTTGCCCGCGTCTGTTCCGACTACATCCAGTATTGCGAACGGGGAGTTCCCAAAGGGACTACCACGGCCGGGCACTTACGCAGTACTAAGTCATGGCTCAACGACCTTTGTGCGTACTGCGGCGCCTTGCCTCTTTCGCAGCTGAAGAAAGGGCACATCACGACTTGGATTGAAACGCACTCGTCTTGGCGCAGTACGGAAACCCATCGAGGCGTGTTGTCCATAGTTCTGGCAGCCTTCAATCGGGCCGAAGAAATGTTTGGCGTCGCCAATCCACTGAAGGGCCTTAAGAAGCCGACGCCGAAACCTCGCCTGCAGTCGATCAGCCCCGCTGACGAGCAGATTATTTACGCGAACCTCGAACCGCAGTTTCGCAACTTCCTGTTTGCCGCATTGCACACGGGCCTCAGGCCCTTTTGCGAACTCGCCCAAGTGAAAGCAGAACACGTTGAACAGACGCCGCGGGGCATGATGTGGCGAGTGTACTCCAGCAAAACGAAGAAGACTCGCAAGATTCCCGTGCGGCCTGAGGTCGCCAAACTGGTCCTGCAGCTAATCAAGGATGCGCCTGCCGGCTCCGGCCGGCCACTTTTTCGGAACACTAAGGGGAATCCTTGGCAACGAACTGCCGGCGTCGTTCGCTTTTTGAATCTGCGAAAGAAGCTAGGCTGGTACGGCGACCCGGTGCGAGGAAAGTACACGTGCTATAGCTGCCGCCACACCTTCGTGCATCGCATGCTTTCTGGCTATTGGACAAACGGCTTGGGTTGTTCGATCGAGACGGTTGCGGAGCTGATTGGCGATACTCCGAAAGTGGCGTTTGATCACTACGGCCGAGAATGGGGCCAGCATTATCAGGCTCCGTTGTGGGCTGCTATTGGCGAACAACCTACGGGAACGAGCAGCCAGAAGCCATTGGCGGTCAAGCTTCGAAGGAAGGTGGATACATGACCGCTAACAAGGAAGGAAATAAGACGACCCAAAAACAAACACGTCGCCGAGCGCACGGTTCCGCGTGGCACTGGCAGCAGACAGACGGCTGGTATTTCACTTCGCCTGGCACAAAGCGCCGTGAAGCCCTGCTTGACTCGTCAGGCCGGCGAATCAAGGGGAAGTCCAACAAGCAAGCAGCAGATCTGGCTTTAGCCCGATTAAAAGCAAAATCGGATTGGAAACCCGCATCGGAAAGGTCAATTGAACAGTCAGAAGTTTTGCTAGTGGGAAAGATCTGTTCCGAATACATCGAGTACTGCGCAGAGCGATTTCTTGGCAACCATATTTGCGCCGAACACCGCGATCGCGCGCGCCGCATTCTGAACGATCTGGCAAGTTATTGTGGCGCTCTGTCGGTTATCGAATTGCAGAAAGCTCATCTGGAACACTGGCTTGAGTCACACACGACTTGGCGCTCGCCTGTGACTCGTCGCAACAACATCACCACGGTAATCGCGGCGTTTGAATTCGCGCGGGAAAGCTACGGTATTCCCAATCCGTTACAGGGCTTTTCAAAGCCTGGTCCACGGCCACGTTTGCATTCGCTCAGCCCTGCTGACGAGCAGGTCATGTATGGTGCGACCGACAAGCCTTTTCGAGACTTTTTGTTCGCAGCTCTGCACACCGGGCTTCGGCCGTTTTGCGAACTCGCGGGACTGCGAGTTCGGAATGTCGAAGTCCAGAGCGGCGGAATGCTTTGGCGAGTGTACTCGTCCAAAACAAGGAAGACCCGAAAAATCCCAATCAATTCGGCCGTTTCGAAACTGCTGACTAACAGACTAAAAACGGCAGAGCCGGAAGCAATTCTGTTCCCGAACGCTCAGGGCAACGTGTGGAAGAAAGTAACCGGCGTGGCGAGGTTCTTGAAGATTAAGCGAGCTCTTGGCTGGGATGTTGATCCGCTCCGCAAGGCCTTTTCTTGCTACACGTGTCGCCATACATTCGCTCATCGCCTTCTCTCGGGATATTGGAACAACGGTTCAGGATGCACGATCGAAACCTTGGCAGAGTTGATGGGCAACACACCACAAGTGGCGTTTGCCCACTACGGTCGTGAGTGGGGCATGCATTACCAGGATCCACTATGGACGGCCATCGGTGTCGACTGAGATGAGAAGCTGTTGCTCAGATTCATTCCCAAGCAAAACTGGGTTTTGAATAGAGCGGATCAGACACCTCAAACACCAGTCACTTTCCCGAAGAGCCTCTGTGGTTGGGGCGTTTTCGGATGTTTCTATCCGATGTAATCTTGTACTCGAATTGGTCTTACAGGGCCAATATTGCCCCCGATTTTCGATGCGGAGCAGAAGCCGTCGGCGGAATCCAGTCGTAGTCATGCCGCGATGTTACGCGGGTACGGCCAATGTGCAACGACTTCAACTTGACATGATTCAAGAAGGTGACGGCGCAGGGGATTGCGGAGAAGTATCGGATCTCAACGAAGTGCGTTCGAGATTTGCGGCAACTGCGTGCAGAGACGGGCCAACTCACACCGCGCCAAAGCATGCAACGGAGCAGCAGCGGCCCGATGTCGTTGATCGCCGCACGTGTTGGTGCTTCTGGCGGGCCTCGCTCGATTATCGCCGGTTGGTGTTTCTCGATGAAACCGGAGCCGACACGAAGATGGCGCGGCGGTTCGGCCGTGCGTGGCGTGGCCACCGCTTGGTGGCTCACGTGCCGCATGGACATTGGAAGACACGACCTTTGTCGGCGGACTGCGCGCGACGGGCCTCACCACTCCGCTGGTGGTCGACGGCCCGATAAATGGGTAACTCTTCCTCGCCTACGCCCAACAACAACTCGCGCCGGCGCTCAAGCCTGGCGGCATTCTGATCCGCAACAGTGATTCGGTCCGGCTCGCCTTGGGTTGGCGCTGAACCCGAGAACCTTACACAAGTTCGTGGATCAGATCGGCGGTGGATGCATTGGCGCAAGGATATTCATGCCGATAACGGGCGACGATCTGCAAGTAGACATTCACTGCCGATAAAAAATGTCCTGTGTAGCAAGTCGAGCGCACTAGAGTTGTCGCCGGCGTGAACCTGACCGTCGGAGAGAGCATAATTCAGCATGCCCTCGGCATCGGCGAATAGCGCCCAAACGTCTATATATAGAAACGATCGTTGCGCACACATTTCGCGCAGCATTCGATTCAATGTCTGCGTAAATCTGCTGCGTGCAGAATTGTCTCCCACAAATGGTAGGGTCGAATCTTGCCGAGACAATTCAACTCTGGCCGGCGGTATGACGCTGACCACTCCAAACTGCACGCGCGGAAAATGATCCGCATTGCGCTGAAGTGCATTCAGGTAATTGGTCACGAGGGTAGTGAGGATTTCTTCTTCGCCACGCCCAGCCTCGCACTGTCGCGCTACGTGACAGCGGCAGTCAACCTCGCCGTAGCACCACAAAACACGATCACCGGGCGCAATCGCGTGGCTGGAGACATCGAGTCCGTCGCGACCGATACGGTGCATGGTTACCGAATCCATGCGCTGAATCCGTACCCCGGGGAAACCTCCAAACGTGTATTCGCTATGGCTGTCCCCAAATATCCAAAGTTGCTTGCTTGTTGCGATTGGCATTGCCTCGGCCGTGACATTCAGGCTGATTAACTGCCCGCGAAATCTCACTTCACTGGCATCTCGAAATAGACCAAATGTGGGATGCCTTTGGATGTTCACAAAGCTAGCGGAGCGCAAGTACTTCTCCAAGAATTCAGAGGTCCAGCCGGCCAGATGGTAATCTTGGTTGTCGACTTGGCCCCCAAACATCATTCGCATTAAAAGAAAGCGTTCTTGGAAAGTCAGCTTGTCTCTTGCTACGAAAATCCTCGCCAGCACGTCCAGATCGGGCACTGAAATGTAGACCTTGCCGCCGGGAATAAGAATTCGGTGGCATTCGCGCAAAACCTGAGGTGCTTCGGCTGCATAGTCGAAGTGCTCGAATAAGTCGGCGAAGTAGATTTCGCTGAACTCATGCGATGAGAACCTGGAAAGGTCTAGCGGATCGCCGACATGGTCGACATGCGGAGCAGGAACTCGAGCGAAAACCTCCCAATCGGAGTGTCTTATTTTTCCGCCTAGATGCAATTTGCGTAGTGTCACGGAATCGTCGCCCAGTATACTAAGCGAGCATTGCGGCTGACGGCGACGTAGTTCATTGAATGAGCGATCCGCGTTCCCAGAATGTTCATTGCAATCGACGTGTACCTATTGATGCGGGACGCGCCTTGTCGAAATGATTGCGTGAAGCATACCGATTCAACTTGAAGTCGCAAGGCTACCAGACCCATGTTGCAAAGCCATTAGTTGACAGGCTTTGCTGGTCCTCTCCGCTGCAGTTCCACTCAATTGCTAAACGCGTTTGCGAGTTGCGATGAACGAGTTCAACGCTAACCAGGCTGCTAACAATCCCTTTGGCGGCGCATTCAATGGGCAATCAGGCCGGCTCGCAATTTTTGAAGAGTTGGAGCGAGCATTTACCTTTGCGGGAGCCGTGGAAACGGGCACTTACACAGGATCGACTACTGAATACCTGGCCAAGACGAAGATCCCAGCGATCCAGTCGTTTGAGAGTTCGCGCGAACGGGCAACTCAGGCTGCAGTTCGCTTGGCGGCATACCGGCAAGTTCAGGTGAACAATGTTGACTCCGTTGCCGGGCTCACGGAACTGGCAGCGCGAAATAGCTTTCCCAAGACAAATGTATTTTTCTATCTCGATGCTCACTGGGAAGAGAAATTGCCACTCGCCGAAGAGGTTCGAATCATTCTTAAGCACTGGAAACGCTCGATCGTGATGGTCGACGACTTCGAGGTGCCAGATGACTCAGGCTATGGCTTTGACGACTATGGCCCCGATCGCCGCCTGGCTGAGTCTCTGATCAATTCGCTACTGCCGCCGAAATGGCAATTTCTATATCCCACGATGCATAGCGGTCAGGAAACCGGTCGCCGCCGCGGCTGTGTGGTATTTGCGACCGATCGCTTCACGTGCATCTCGCTCCAGAACATTCCCTTGCTGCGCGCCGCATTCTCGGCTTAGCGTTTTCCGTTAGCAAAACCTCGACAATCGGGCAGCCGCTTTGGCGCCCCGACTAACTTCCAGGTGCGGACGTTATTAAAACCGGCCGCGTTCAACAGGGCGGCCAAGCAACTCAATGTTGGACACCACCAATTGGTGGTGTTGTTTCCATATTCGTTGCCGGGGTAGAACTCCATTACCACGTCATTGTTCGAATACCCTTTGCCAATTCCACCGCGATAAGGGCTGAAGTCATCCAGAATTGCCGATTCAAGGAATATTTCTTCATTGCACACAGCGGCCAAACGATCGAGCGCGAGTAATGGATGCCGCAGGTGATAAATCACCCCAAAGCAGAAGACGACGTCAAACCGGCCAAAGCGGGCCTCGGTGACATCGTAGACGGAGATTTCCTCGCGATGGCACTTCTGCGAGTCATACCCAAATGCCTCGCGGCAAAGATCGAATGTCTCCCATGCCTTTCTATCGGACGAATTCAGCGTTCCCAGGTAGTCCGAAAAATCATCAATCGCGACAACTTCTGTGGCGCCGCGTTTGATCGCTTCAAACGTCCAATATCCATCCCAAGCGCCGACATCTAACACACGCTTGCCGGTTAGATCGGCGGGAATTCCATATAGCTTGGCATTGAGAGGCGCCCACCCCGGAGTTGTGACGCCGCCTGGCAGTTCAACGCGATGGTACCAAAAGGGGTACGAGGCAACTTTTTCTGCAAGTGTCGGTTCTTGAGCGGTGTCGTTCATGAGCTGCAATCCAATTCACTGAAATGATGGTTGCAATTTGCCTGCGTTTCTTGCACGATACACGCCCCTCCAAACCATGATCGGTAGAGGTGCGGAGTCAACATACCGATTCACACTTCGGAAAGCAAAGCTATCAAAGTCATGTCGCAAGTCGATTTTCCGCCGAAATGCGGTAAGCGCGCTCTCATTACCGGCATCACGGGCCAGGATGGCTCGTATTTGACCGAACTGCTGTTGAGCAAGGGGTACGAGGTATTTGGAATCATTCGCAGGTCATCGTCGTTCAACACGACGCGCATCGACCACATCTATCAAGATCCACACGCGACCGATAGACGCTTGGTTCTGATTTATGGAGACCTCTCTGACGGTTCGTCGCTCAATCGAATCGTACGGGATGTTCAGCCGCATGAGATCTACAATCTCGGCGCGCAATCGCACGTGCGAGTATCGTTCGACACACCCGAGTACACGGCCGATATCACGGGCCTCGGCACGATTCGGCTGCTTGAGGCGATTCGCGAAAGCGCGCAGTCGTGCAAGTTTTATCAAGCTTCGTCCTCAGAACTCTACGGCAACGCCCCAGCGCCACAAAACGAGCTCACTCCGTTCGATCCCCGCAGCCCCTATGCCGCTGCCAAGGCTTACTCGTTTTACATCACGCGAAATTATCGCGAAGCTTACGGAATGTTTGCGGTCAACGGCATTCTCTTCAACCACGAGTCGCCGCGCCGCGGCGAGACCTTTGTCACGCGCAAGATCACCCGCGCTGTCGCCAACATCAAGCAGGGCCGGCAAAAGAAGCTTTACCTCGGCAATCTGGATGCTCGCCGCGACTGGGGCTTTGCGAAAGAGTACGTTGCCGCGATGTGGAAAATGTTGCAACAGCCTGAGCCAGATGACTACGTGATCGCCACTGGCGAAACTCATTCCGTTCAGGAGTTCGTCGAAGCGGCCTTCGGTCATGCAGGACTTGAATGGCGCGATTTTGTCGAGATCGATCCCAAATACTTTCGGCCTTCCGAGGTCAACATACTCTTGGGCGATGCCACGAAGGCGGAGCGCGAGTTGGGCTGGAAAGCCGAGACGACTTTCTCGCAGTTGGTGCAGTTGATGGTCGAGTCGGATATGCACGAAGTGAAACTGGAAATCGAAGGTAAAGGTCGATGAACTGGGAAACCACTTCGGTAGTAGTGACAGGCGGCGCAGGCTTCCTCGGGTCGTTCGTGGTCGAGGGCTTGCGCTCGCGTGGCTGCACAAATATTACGGTGCCACGTTCCGCAAGTTGCGACTTACGCAACCGCGCCGAGATCAGAAGCCTCCTGGAAGCGTCTCGGCCAGACCTGATTTTTCATCTCGCGGCCACCGTGGGTGGAATCGGCGCCAATCAGGTCAACCCTGGCCGTTTTTTCTTCGACAATGCAGTCATGGGTATCGAGTTGATCGAGCAGTCGCGGCAACTGGGCATTCCCAAAGTAGTCATCGTGGGCACCGTCTGTGCCTATCCAAAATTCACGGCCGTGCCGTTTCGCGAAGACGATTTGTGGGACGGCTATCCAGAGGAAACCAACGCTCCGTATGGCCTGGCGAAGAAGATGTTGCTCGTGCAAGCCCAAGCCTACCGTCAGCAGTACGGGTTCAATTCGATCTATCTTTTGCCGGCGAATCTTTATGGTCCGCGCGACAATTTTGAGCCTGCGAGCTCGCATGTGATCCCAGCGCTGATTCGGAAATGCGTGGAAGCCAAGCAACAAGGCCAGCCAGCCATTACACTTTGGGGCGACGGCTCTGCGACGCGTGAGTTTCTGTATGCCAGCGATGCTGCTGAGGGATTGCTGCAGGCGGCTGAGAAGTACGACGGCGCAGAGCCAGTCAATCTTGGTACCGGCAACGAAATCTCCATTCGCGAATTAGCCAAGCTAATTGCGGCTGAGGTCGGCTACCTCGGCAGCGTCGAGTGGGACACTTCCAAGCCGAACGGCCAACCACGCCGTGCCCTCGACCATCAGCGA is drawn from Anatilimnocola floriformis and contains these coding sequences:
- a CDS encoding tyrosine-type recombinase/integrase, with the protein product MGRKRKVRRQQHGSVWHWKQTDAWYYTLPGTKKRMALFDEHGERIKGLAKKLAAEQALAKIKVGIADNGPGFTPEAEWIVARVCSDYIQYCERGVPKGTTTAGHLRSTKSWLNDLCAYCGALPLSQLKKGHITTWIETHSSWRSTETHRGVLSIVLAAFNRAEEMFGVANPLKGLKKPTPKPRLQSISPADEQIIYANLEPQFRNFLFAALHTGLRPFCELAQVKAEHVEQTPRGMMWRVYSSKTKKTRKIPVRPEVAKLVLQLIKDAPAGSGRPLFRNTKGNPWQRTAGVVRFLNLRKKLGWYGDPVRGKYTCYSCRHTFVHRMLSGYWTNGLGCSIETVAELIGDTPKVAFDHYGREWGQHYQAPLWAAIGEQPTGTSSQKPLAVKLRRKVDT
- a CDS encoding sulfatase-like hydrolase/transferase produces the protein MLILADDLGYGDLGCYGHPLIKTPNLDAFARQGVQLTQCYAASGVCSPSRSAILTGRTPYRNGVFTWIPENREIHLRTSELTLPKLLKEVGYETCHVGKWHLNSHFNQPTQPQPNDHGYDYWLATQNNAAPSHENPTNFVRNGKPVGKIEGYSSHIIVDEAALWLKEKRNKDKPFLLCVWAHEPHYPIKAAAEYKAQYPDLTDEMQKEHHANVTQLDAAFGKLLKTLDDLKLTDETFVMFTSDNGPEGDGVKTPGRGSTGGLRGRKRAVYEGGIRVPGIVRLPKDMKGVEATAGTKSSVPVIGSDIFVTAAKLAGAKLPTDRVLDGGDFLPALEQKPVKRDRPLYWRCVIAPTPMKTAMRIGDWKIVANEPLTKFELYNLSEDSKEENDLASKEPAKFAEMQAELKKLNAEIEAEGPTWWKTYQNEGQNKKQPAKRTED
- a CDS encoding methyltransferase domain-containing protein codes for the protein MTLRKLHLGGKIRHSDWEVFARVPAPHVDHVGDPLDLSRFSSHEFSEIYFADLFEHFDYAAEAPQVLRECHRILIPGGKVYISVPDLDVLARIFVARDKLTFQERFLLMRMMFGGQVDNQDYHLAGWTSEFLEKYLRSASFVNIQRHPTFGLFRDASEVRFRGQLISLNVTAEAMPIATSKQLWIFGDSHSEYTFGGFPGVRIQRMDSVTMHRIGRDGLDVSSHAIAPGDRVLWCYGEVDCRCHVARQCEAGRGEEEILTTLVTNYLNALQRNADHFPRVQFGVVSVIPPARVELSRQDSTLPFVGDNSARSRFTQTLNRMLREMCAQRSFLYIDVWALFADAEGMLNYALSDGQVHAGDNSSALDLLHRTFFIGSECLLADRRPLSA
- the gmd gene encoding GDP-mannose 4,6-dehydratase, translated to MSQVDFPPKCGKRALITGITGQDGSYLTELLLSKGYEVFGIIRRSSSFNTTRIDHIYQDPHATDRRLVLIYGDLSDGSSLNRIVRDVQPHEIYNLGAQSHVRVSFDTPEYTADITGLGTIRLLEAIRESAQSCKFYQASSSELYGNAPAPQNELTPFDPRSPYAAAKAYSFYITRNYREAYGMFAVNGILFNHESPRRGETFVTRKITRAVANIKQGRQKKLYLGNLDARRDWGFAKEYVAAMWKMLQQPEPDDYVIATGETHSVQEFVEAAFGHAGLEWRDFVEIDPKYFRPSEVNILLGDATKAERELGWKAETTFSQLVQLMVESDMHEVKLEIEGKGR
- a CDS encoding GDP-L-fucose synthase family protein, which gives rise to MNWETTSVVVTGGAGFLGSFVVEGLRSRGCTNITVPRSASCDLRNRAEIRSLLEASRPDLIFHLAATVGGIGANQVNPGRFFFDNAVMGIELIEQSRQLGIPKVVIVGTVCAYPKFTAVPFREDDLWDGYPEETNAPYGLAKKMLLVQAQAYRQQYGFNSIYLLPANLYGPRDNFEPASSHVIPALIRKCVEAKQQGQPAITLWGDGSATREFLYASDAAEGLLQAAEKYDGAEPVNLGTGNEISIRELAKLIAAEVGYLGSVEWDTSKPNGQPRRALDHQRAESLFGFRAATPLVVGLRQTVQWYLAQL
- a CDS encoding DUF1698 domain-containing protein, whose product is MNDTAQEPTLAEKVASYPFWYHRVELPGGVTTPGWAPLNAKLYGIPADLTGKRVLDVGAWDGYWTFEAIKRGATEVVAIDDFSDYLGTLNSSDRKAWETFDLCREAFGYDSQKCHREEISVYDVTEARFGRFDVVFCFGVIYHLRHPLLALDRLAAVCNEEIFLESAILDDFSPYRGGIGKGYSNNDVVMEFYPGNEYGNNTTNWWCPTLSCLAALLNAAGFNNVRTWKLVGAPKRLPDCRGFANGKR
- a CDS encoding tyrosine-type recombinase/integrase, which gives rise to MTANKEGNKTTQKQTRRRAHGSAWHWQQTDGWYFTSPGTKRREALLDSSGRRIKGKSNKQAADLALARLKAKSDWKPASERSIEQSEVLLVGKICSEYIEYCAERFLGNHICAEHRDRARRILNDLASYCGALSVIELQKAHLEHWLESHTTWRSPVTRRNNITTVIAAFEFARESYGIPNPLQGFSKPGPRPRLHSLSPADEQVMYGATDKPFRDFLFAALHTGLRPFCELAGLRVRNVEVQSGGMLWRVYSSKTRKTRKIPINSAVSKLLTNRLKTAEPEAILFPNAQGNVWKKVTGVARFLKIKRALGWDVDPLRKAFSCYTCRHTFAHRLLSGYWNNGSGCTIETLAELMGNTPQVAFAHYGREWGMHYQDPLWTAIGVD